One Notolabrus celidotus isolate fNotCel1 chromosome 16, fNotCel1.pri, whole genome shotgun sequence DNA window includes the following coding sequences:
- the LOC117827879 gene encoding SOSS complex subunit C-like yields MAAPPPAPGFQDKTRVAILAELDKEKRRLMQNQSMNNPGANIPLSCRASLKEVRDSAEQQHTAAQQKAALQHAHGHSSGFFMTQDSSFGNLILPVLPRLEPDISLLQTITRH; encoded by the coding sequence ATGGCCGCTCCCCCTCCAGCACCGGGCTTTCAAGACAAGACCAGAGTAGCCATCCTGGCGGAGCTGGATAAAGAGAAGAGGCGCCTGATGCAGAACCAGTCTATGAACAACCCCGGTGCAAACATCCCTCTGTCGTGTAGAGCCAGCCTGAAGGAGGTGAGGGACAGCGCGGAGCAGCAGCACACCGCCGCCCAGCAGAAGGCCGCCCTGCAGCATGCGCACGGCCACTCCTCCGGGTTCTTCATGACTCAGGACTCCTCGTTTGGGAACCTCATCCTCCCGGTGCTACCCAGGCTGGAGCCCGACATATCATTACTACAGACAATTACTAGACATTAA